From Salvelinus namaycush isolate Seneca chromosome 24, SaNama_1.0, whole genome shotgun sequence, one genomic window encodes:
- the LOC120019032 gene encoding histidine triad nucleotide-binding protein 3-like isoform X1, whose product MATYESTDNEAKDTTSPNENDKTCCFCNIAKEQSGSDTEMQLFKPSVYHSQMRKDDELVCFRDLKPGARHHYLVVPRTHVGNCKSLRKEHIPLVEKMEEMGRSVLQKKKVTDLDDIRMGFHMPPFSSVPHLHLHVIAPASQMSIRSLRHYGPQSYWFITVDKVLQQLRTQNQVK is encoded by the exons ATGGCAACTTATGAAAGCACTGATAATGAAGCAAAGGACACCACATCTCCAAACGAGAATGACAAAACTTGCTGTTTCTGTAATATTGCCAAGGAACAGTCGGGGTCGGACACAGAAATGCAGCTTTTT AAGCCAAGTGTTTATCATTCTCAAATGCGTAAGGATGATGAACTGGTCTGCTTTCGTGACCTGAAACCCGGGGCACGGCATCATTACCTGGTTGTACCTAGGACACACGTCGGGAACTGCAAATCACTCCGGAAGGAGCACATACCTTTGG tggagaagatggaggaGATGGGAAGGAGTGTATTGCAGAAGAAAAAGGTGACTGACCTGGATGACATAAG GATGGGGTTCCACATGCCccccttctcctctgtccctcacCTCCATCTCCACGTCATTGCTCCTGCCAGTCAGATGAGCATCAGGTCGCTCAGGCACTATGGGCCACAATCCTATTGGTTCATCACT GTAGACAAAGTGCTCCAGCAGTTAAGGACCCAGAACCAGGTCAAATAA
- the LOC120019032 gene encoding histidine triad nucleotide-binding protein 3-like isoform X3, giving the protein MRKDDELVCFRDLKPGARHHYLVVPRTHVGNCKSLRKEHIPLVEKMEEMGRSVLQKKKVTDLDDIRMGFHMPPFSSVPHLHLHVIAPASQMSIRSLRHYGPQSYWFITVDKVLQQLRTQNQVK; this is encoded by the exons ATGCGTAAGGATGATGAACTGGTCTGCTTTCGTGACCTGAAACCCGGGGCACGGCATCATTACCTGGTTGTACCTAGGACACACGTCGGGAACTGCAAATCACTCCGGAAGGAGCACATACCTTTGG tggagaagatggaggaGATGGGAAGGAGTGTATTGCAGAAGAAAAAGGTGACTGACCTGGATGACATAAG GATGGGGTTCCACATGCCccccttctcctctgtccctcacCTCCATCTCCACGTCATTGCTCCTGCCAGTCAGATGAGCATCAGGTCGCTCAGGCACTATGGGCCACAATCCTATTGGTTCATCACT GTAGACAAAGTGCTCCAGCAGTTAAGGACCCAGAACCAGGTCAAATAA
- the LOC120019032 gene encoding histidine triad nucleotide-binding protein 3-like isoform X2, with amino-acid sequence MATYESTDNEAKDTTSPNENDKTCCFCNIAKEQSGSDTEMQLFDDELVCFRDLKPGARHHYLVVPRTHVGNCKSLRKEHIPLVEKMEEMGRSVLQKKKVTDLDDIRMGFHMPPFSSVPHLHLHVIAPASQMSIRSLRHYGPQSYWFITVDKVLQQLRTQNQVK; translated from the exons ATGGCAACTTATGAAAGCACTGATAATGAAGCAAAGGACACCACATCTCCAAACGAGAATGACAAAACTTGCTGTTTCTGTAATATTGCCAAGGAACAGTCGGGGTCGGACACAGAAATGCAGCTTTTT GATGATGAACTGGTCTGCTTTCGTGACCTGAAACCCGGGGCACGGCATCATTACCTGGTTGTACCTAGGACACACGTCGGGAACTGCAAATCACTCCGGAAGGAGCACATACCTTTGG tggagaagatggaggaGATGGGAAGGAGTGTATTGCAGAAGAAAAAGGTGACTGACCTGGATGACATAAG GATGGGGTTCCACATGCCccccttctcctctgtccctcacCTCCATCTCCACGTCATTGCTCCTGCCAGTCAGATGAGCATCAGGTCGCTCAGGCACTATGGGCCACAATCCTATTGGTTCATCACT GTAGACAAAGTGCTCCAGCAGTTAAGGACCCAGAACCAGGTCAAATAA